A genomic stretch from Bos javanicus breed banteng chromosome 3, ARS-OSU_banteng_1.0, whole genome shotgun sequence includes:
- the LOC133244310 gene encoding guanylate-binding protein 4-like, with product MASGSTIMDPICLVRNQNNQLTVNPRALKILEQISQPVVVVAIAGLYRTGKSYLMNRLAGQNHGFRLGSTVRSETKGIWMWYVPHPSKENHTLVLLDTEGLGDVEKGDSKNDSWIFALAVLLSSTFVYNSMSTINHQALEQLHYVTELTELIRTKSSPSSNEEEGSAEFLSFFPDFIWTVRDFTLELELDGYPITEDEYLENALKLIPGKDPKIQNSNMTRECIRKFFPKRKCFVFDRPTNDRKLLLRVMELSDNQLDVNFQKQSEDFCSYIFTHAKPKTLREGITVTGGGLGTLVEAYVDAINSGGVPCLENAVITLAERENSAAVQKAADHYSEQMTQRLNLPTDTLQELLEVHAACEKEAIAIFMERSFKDDKRMFQKKLVDIMEKMKDSFMIQNEEASVKYYEAELKQLSESLMKSISGGTFFVPGGHSLYLEARNKFEQDYKLVPRKGVKANQVLQSFLQSQAGVEEAILQADQALTDADKAMAAECAKKDAAKREQELLREKQNEEKQKMEAQERSFKENLAQLQEKMDRERENLRREQEMMLEHKLKMQKELLTEGFKKEAEALSKEINQLKEGIQTTEKSFSISDVLDIMSMALIAVLPGAYKVLGMGLKLLNDRMKGAEKPY from the exons ATGGCATCTGGATCCACCATAATGGACCCCATCTGTCTGGTAAGAAACCAGAACAATCAGCTGACAGTCAATCCTAGAGCACTAAAGATTCTCGAGCAGATATCTCAAcctgtggtggtggtggccaTCGCAGGGCTGTATAGGACCGGAAAATCCTACCTGATGAACCGCCTGGCAGGACAAAACCACG GTTTCCGTCTGGGCTCCACAGTGAGGTCTGAAACCAAGGGCATCTGGATGTGGTATGTGCCCCACCCCTCCAAGGAGAACCACACCCTGGTCCTTCTGGACACTGAGGGTCTCGGTGATGTGGAGAAG GGGGACTCCAAGAATGACTCGTGGATCTTTGCCCTGGCCGTGCTCCTGAGCAGCACCTTTGTCTACAACAGCATGAGCACCATCAACCACCAGGCCCTGGAGCAGCTGCA CTATGTGACTGAACTAACAGAGTTAATCAGAACCAAATCATCTCCCAGCTCCAATGAGGAAGAAGGCTCAGCCGAGTTTCTGAGTTTCTTTCCAGACTTCATCTGGACTGTGCGGGATTTCACATTGGAACTGGAGTTAGATGGATACCCCATCACTGAAGATGAGTACCTGGAGAATGCCTTGAAGTTGATTCCAG gcaaggatcCCAAAATCCAAAATTCCAACATGACCAGAGAGTGTATCAGgaaattttttccaaaaagaaagtgCTTTGTCTTTGACCGGCCTACAAATGACAGGAAGCTATTACTCCGTGTTATGGAACTATCAGATAACCAATTGGATGTGAATTTCCAGAAGCAGTCAGAAGATTTTTGCTCATATATCTTTACCCATGCAAAGCCCAAGACCCTAAGAGAAGGAATCACTGTCACTGGGGGAG GGTTGGGGACTCTGGTGGAGGCCTACGTAGATGCCATCAACAGTGGAGGAGTTCCCTGTTTGGAGAATGCAGTAATAACTCTGGCTGAGCGTGAGAACTCAGCAGCCGTGCAGAAGGCAGCTGATCACTACAGTGAGCAGATGACCCAGCGACTGAACCTTCCCACAGACACACTCCAGGAGCTGCTGGAGGTGCATGCAGCCTGTGAGAAGGAGGCCATTGCCATCTTCATGGAGCGCTCCTTCAAGGATGACAAGCGGATGTTCCAGAAGAAGCTCGTG GACATCATGGAGAAAATGAAGGACAGTTTCATGATCCAGAATGAAGAGGCTTCTGTCAAATATTATGAGGCTGAGCTTAAACAGCTTTCAGAATCTTTGATGAAAAGTATTTCAGGAGGCACATTCTTTGTCCCTGGAGGACACAGTCTCTATTTAGAAGCAAGGAACAAGTTTGAACAAGATTATAAACTGGTTCCCAGGAAAGGAGTTAAG GCAAACCAGGTCCTCCAGAGCTTCCTGCAGTCACAGGCAGGAGTAGAGGAAGCCATCCTGCAGGCAGACCAGGCCCTCACGGATGCGGACAAAGCCATGGCAG CTGAGTGTGCCAAGAAGGATGCAGCTAAGAGGGAACAGGAGCTGCtaagagagaaacagaatgaagagaaacaaaaaatggAGGCACAAGAGAGAAGCTTCAAAGAAAACCTGGCCCAACTGCAAGAGAAGATGGATAGGGAAAGAGAAAACCTTCGGAGAGAGCAGGAAATGATGCTGGAGCACAAGCTGAAG ATGCAAAAAGAGTTACTCACAGAAGGATTCAAAAAGGAAGCTGAGGCATTAAGTAAAGAGATAAATCAACTAAAAGAAGGTATTCAAACAACTGAAAAGTCCTTCAGTATTTCAGATGTCCTTGATATAATGAGCATGGCATTGATTGCAGTACTCCCTGGGGCTTATAAAGTACTTGGTATGGGACTGAAACTTCTCAATGATCGTATGAAAGGGGCTGAGAAACCCTACTAA